Proteins found in one Amycolatopsis umgeniensis genomic segment:
- a CDS encoding TetR/AcrR family transcriptional regulator has product MGARTRLIDTAANLLAEEGVGAVTLRGIAKAAGVSHGAPLRHFSGRAALLSAVATRGYAELLDRGDGLPDGTPRERLIAACHGYLDFALANPAMFELMFRRDLIDPGDPELTRVSSAVFDFFASLVAEVQNGDWHPTTDPRLLASSLWASLHGLAQLWLWGGLAGASFAPSPERALAVTLDAYLG; this is encoded by the coding sequence ATGGGCGCCCGAACCCGCCTGATCGACACCGCGGCGAACCTGCTGGCCGAAGAAGGCGTCGGGGCGGTGACGCTGCGCGGGATCGCCAAGGCCGCCGGTGTCTCGCACGGCGCCCCGCTGCGGCATTTCTCCGGGCGCGCGGCCCTGCTCTCGGCCGTCGCCACCCGTGGCTACGCGGAACTGCTCGACCGCGGCGACGGCCTGCCGGACGGGACACCGCGCGAGCGGCTCATCGCGGCCTGCCACGGCTACCTCGATTTCGCGCTGGCCAATCCGGCGATGTTCGAGCTGATGTTCCGCCGCGACCTCATCGACCCGGGCGACCCCGAACTCACGCGCGTGAGCAGCGCGGTGTTCGACTTCTTCGCCTCGCTGGTCGCCGAAGTCCAGAACGGCGACTGGCATCCCACGACCGACCCGCGACTGCTCGCGTCCTCGCTGTGGGCGTCGCTGCACGGTCTCGCCCAGTTGTGGCTTTGGGGCGGGCTGGCGGGCGCCAGCTTCGCGCCGTCACCGGAAAGGGCGCTGGCCGTCACCCTCGACGCGTACCTCGGCTGA
- a CDS encoding histidine kinase, which produces MPSLAQPFQLLRARPLLLDCLITAAAAALLALGAAPRGGSFGDPVETGAVVLAVFIALPLIMRRRHPIAVLLASVSIMTVYTALGYRATLGEPSAFIAAYTVWARYPPSKAVPPTIAWVALFELGLVLGEVPSFVADTTRLIAQCAGTIIVGRLGYLRADRMVERAVRAEREIRHEAEQAVVEERIRIAHELHDVVSHHISVISVQANLARYVFESSPDTARTALDTITGTTTEALDELRRLLGVLRPPQHEPHEYRPQPGLADLPALVARVREAGLTVKTSTIGEPRRLPPGQQLCTYRIAQEALTNVLKHADKARTELVLEYGEEALVLSVRNSASEETPPPNPAGQGLIGMRERARMYGGSIEMGPAGSGGFSIELTLPYLPQERAR; this is translated from the coding sequence GTGCCGTCCCTCGCTCAGCCCTTTCAGCTCCTCCGCGCACGGCCGCTGCTCCTCGACTGCTTGATCACCGCGGCCGCGGCCGCCCTCCTCGCGCTGGGCGCGGCGCCTCGCGGCGGTTCGTTCGGCGACCCTGTCGAGACCGGCGCGGTCGTTCTCGCGGTCTTCATCGCCCTCCCGCTGATCATGCGCCGCCGTCATCCGATCGCGGTCCTGCTCGCGTCGGTTTCGATCATGACCGTCTACACCGCTTTGGGTTACCGGGCCACGTTGGGCGAACCCTCGGCCTTCATCGCGGCGTACACGGTGTGGGCGCGCTATCCGCCCTCCAAAGCCGTGCCGCCGACCATCGCGTGGGTCGCCCTTTTCGAGCTGGGACTCGTGCTCGGCGAGGTGCCGTCCTTCGTGGCCGACACGACGCGCCTGATCGCCCAGTGCGCGGGCACGATCATCGTCGGACGGCTCGGCTACCTCCGCGCGGACAGGATGGTGGAACGCGCCGTCCGCGCGGAACGGGAGATCCGGCACGAGGCGGAACAGGCCGTCGTCGAGGAACGCATCCGCATCGCCCACGAGCTGCACGACGTCGTGTCCCACCACATTTCGGTGATCTCGGTGCAGGCGAACCTCGCCCGCTACGTCTTCGAGTCCTCCCCCGACACCGCGAGGACCGCGCTGGACACCATCACGGGGACCACGACGGAAGCACTCGACGAGCTGCGGCGTCTGCTCGGGGTGCTGCGCCCGCCACAGCACGAACCCCATGAGTACCGACCTCAGCCCGGTCTCGCCGACCTTCCCGCGCTGGTCGCCCGTGTGCGCGAGGCCGGGCTCACGGTGAAGACGAGCACGATCGGCGAACCACGACGACTTCCTCCGGGACAGCAACTGTGCACCTATCGTATCGCTCAGGAAGCGCTCACTAATGTACTGAAACACGCGGATAAGGCGCGGACGGAACTCGTCCTCGAATACGGCGAGGAAGCACTCGTGCTGTCCGTCCGCAATTCCGCTTCCGAGGAGACGCCACCGCCCAATCCGGCGGGACAAGGCCTCATCGGAATGCGTGAACGGGCGAGAATGTACGGTGGTTCGATAGAAATGGGACCGGCCGGCTCCGGCGGTTTCTCGATCGAACTGACCCTTCCCTATCTGCCGCAGGAGCGAGCCCGGTGA
- a CDS encoding response regulator encodes MTSVLVVDDQDLVRAGFVALLSAVPDVHVAGEARDGLEAVEKALKLRPDVILMDIRLPELDGVKATERILAHAGPEKPSVLMLTVFDLDEYVYTALRAGAAGFLLKDSPPETLIAGIHAVARGDMLFGPTITRRLVEAFTRAPPEQPSAPTLLTGLTERELEVLRFVGTGMPNADIGRSLLVSEATVKTHLNRLMTKLGISSRAQAVVVAYETGLVRPRGS; translated from the coding sequence GTGACCAGTGTGCTGGTGGTCGACGACCAGGATCTCGTCCGTGCGGGCTTCGTCGCCCTGCTCAGCGCGGTTCCCGACGTGCACGTCGCGGGCGAAGCGCGAGACGGGCTCGAAGCCGTCGAGAAGGCCCTCAAACTGCGTCCGGACGTGATCCTGATGGACATCCGGCTGCCCGAACTCGACGGTGTCAAGGCGACAGAGCGGATCCTCGCGCACGCCGGGCCGGAGAAGCCGAGCGTACTCATGCTGACGGTCTTCGACCTCGACGAGTACGTCTACACCGCGTTGCGCGCGGGCGCGGCGGGTTTCCTGCTCAAGGACAGCCCGCCGGAGACGCTGATCGCCGGGATCCACGCCGTCGCGCGCGGCGACATGCTGTTCGGCCCGACCATCACCCGGCGGCTGGTCGAGGCCTTCACCCGGGCCCCACCGGAACAGCCGTCGGCGCCGACGCTCCTCACCGGGCTGACCGAACGCGAACTCGAGGTCTTGCGTTTCGTCGGCACCGGAATGCCGAACGCCGACATCGGCCGGAGCCTGCTGGTCAGCGAGGCGACGGTGAAGACGCATCTCAACCGCCTCATGACGAAACTCGGGATTTCGAGCCGCGCCCAAGCCGTGGTGGTCGCCTACGAAACAGGCCTCGTGCGGCCGCGCGGATCATGA
- a CDS encoding phytoene desaturase family protein: protein MAVEVAVVGSGPNGLAAAVLLARAGLSVEVHETADEIGGGTRTAPLFDEDVVHDICATGHPLAAASPFFRWFDLAAHGVDLLRPEIAYAHPLDGNRAGLAYEDLDRTCDALGTDGPRWRRLMGPLAGHSRELADLLLGDLRTPPRDPRIAALLPARIATLASGLDSRLFSGEEAPALLSGVSAHVMSRQPSLAAAGATLLLSHLAHSTGWPIARGGSRTITEALAAEIRAHGGLIHTGSRITDLRQLAKSRTVILDLSPRGFLDIARDLMPPRYRKALESYRYGPGAAKVDFLVSEPVPWAVPEVGKAGTVHLGGTREAVYAAENAIVRGEDPEDRFVLVSDPMAIDPSRGLPGKRPVWAYCHVPHGDPRDVTELVRRRIERFAPGFSDTILASRCLTAPELEAYNANYPGGDVAAGAVNLRQVLGRPVMRWNPHRTPLGGVFLCSAATAPGPGVHGMGGWHAAKSVLGKDFDSVIHDPRGRTRPVS, encoded by the coding sequence ATGGCTGTCGAGGTGGCGGTGGTCGGTTCCGGTCCGAACGGGCTCGCGGCGGCCGTCCTGCTGGCCAGGGCGGGCCTTTCGGTCGAGGTCCACGAGACCGCCGACGAGATCGGCGGGGGAACGCGCACGGCTCCGCTGTTCGACGAAGACGTCGTCCACGACATCTGCGCCACGGGGCATCCGCTGGCCGCGGCGTCCCCGTTCTTCCGCTGGTTCGACCTCGCCGCGCACGGTGTGGACCTCCTGCGGCCGGAGATCGCGTACGCACACCCGCTCGACGGTAACCGGGCCGGACTCGCCTATGAAGATCTCGACCGGACCTGTGATGCCCTTGGTACGGACGGCCCCCGGTGGCGCCGCTTGATGGGACCGCTGGCCGGGCACAGCCGCGAACTGGCCGATCTCCTGCTCGGCGACCTTCGCACGCCGCCCCGAGACCCGCGGATCGCCGCTCTGCTCCCCGCCCGGATCGCGACACTCGCGTCCGGACTGGACAGCCGCCTGTTCAGCGGCGAAGAAGCGCCCGCGCTGCTTTCCGGTGTCTCCGCGCACGTGATGAGCCGTCAGCCCTCGCTCGCCGCGGCGGGCGCGACACTCCTGCTCAGCCACCTCGCGCACTCGACGGGCTGGCCGATCGCCCGCGGCGGGAGCCGGACCATCACCGAGGCTCTCGCCGCCGAAATCCGCGCGCACGGCGGACTGATCCACACCGGCAGCCGGATCACCGATCTGCGGCAGCTGGCGAAGTCGCGCACGGTGATCCTCGACCTCTCCCCGCGCGGATTCCTCGACATCGCCCGCGATCTGATGCCGCCGCGATACCGGAAGGCGCTGGAGTCCTACCGATACGGACCCGGCGCGGCGAAGGTCGATTTCCTGGTGTCCGAACCGGTTCCGTGGGCGGTGCCGGAGGTCGGCAAGGCGGGCACCGTCCATCTCGGTGGTACCCGCGAGGCGGTGTACGCCGCCGAAAACGCCATCGTGCGCGGGGAAGATCCGGAAGACCGCTTCGTGCTCGTTTCGGATCCGATGGCGATCGACCCGTCCCGCGGCCTGCCGGGCAAACGGCCGGTGTGGGCGTATTGCCATGTGCCGCACGGCGATCCTCGGGACGTCACCGAACTCGTCCGTCGGCGGATCGAAAGGTTCGCGCCCGGGTTCTCCGACACGATCCTGGCGAGCCGCTGCCTCACCGCGCCGGAACTCGAGGCGTACAACGCGAACTATCCCGGCGGTGACGTCGCCGCCGGCGCGGTGAACCTGCGCCAGGTGCTCGGACGGCCCGTCATGCGGTGGAATCCGCACCGCACCCCGCTCGGCGGTGTCTTCCTGTGCTCGGCCGCGACGGCGCCGGGGCCGGGTGTACACGGGATGGGTGGTTGGCACGCCGCGAAATCCGTACTGGGAAAGGACTTCGACAGCGTGATTCATGATCCGCGCGGCCGCACGAGGCCTGTTTCGTAG
- a CDS encoding DUF2786 domain-containing protein, translating to MPDHDTLLARVRKLLAKAEDPAVTEAEAESYNTKAAELIARYGIDQALLAASGATADEITQIMIPLDNPYSRDKAGLLTNIAHPLRCRALLHRLGQSVTAVTVFGFRSDLERTELLYTSLLLQATTQLTRVRPENRVFAGESLAAYRRTWLHGFSGAVYERLRNSEDTAARTHTTAAGHRSAELVIQDRTAMVKQAYDEQYGDLRSAPPRRLSGSGYLDGHSAGERANLNTTGITGRRRALPVR from the coding sequence ATGCCCGACCATGACACGCTGCTCGCACGCGTCCGGAAACTTCTCGCCAAGGCGGAGGACCCGGCGGTCACCGAGGCCGAAGCCGAGTCGTACAACACCAAGGCCGCCGAACTGATCGCCCGGTACGGCATCGATCAAGCCCTGCTCGCCGCCTCCGGGGCGACGGCCGACGAGATCACCCAGATCATGATCCCGCTCGACAACCCGTACAGCCGGGACAAGGCGGGATTGCTCACGAACATCGCGCATCCGCTGCGCTGCCGGGCCCTGCTGCACCGGCTCGGCCAGTCGGTCACCGCGGTGACCGTATTCGGTTTCCGGTCCGATCTGGAACGCACCGAACTGCTGTACACGAGCCTGCTGCTGCAGGCGACCACGCAACTGACCAGGGTCCGTCCGGAGAACCGGGTGTTCGCCGGCGAATCGCTGGCCGCGTACCGGCGCACCTGGCTGCACGGGTTCTCCGGCGCGGTCTACGAACGGCTCCGCAACAGTGAAGACACCGCCGCCCGCACCCACACCACCGCCGCGGGCCACCGCTCCGCCGAACTGGTGATCCAGGACAGGACGGCGATGGTCAAACAGGCCTACGACGAGCAGTACGGTGATCTTCGCTCGGCGCCGCCGAGGCGGCTGTCCGGCAGCGGCTACCTCGACGGTCACTCCGCCGGCGAGCGCGCCAACCTCAACACCACCGGAATCACCGGACGGCGCCGCGCGCTGCCGGTACGCTAG
- a CDS encoding CPCC family cysteine-rich protein gives MEAEFESGNGSVACPCCGCLTVGERGAFEVCPVCFWEDDGQDDHDADVVRGGPNGALSLTMARRNFALHGACEEAFVYNVRPPEPDEIPADGSARPLPEGAKVQRVKRMRS, from the coding sequence ATGGAAGCGGAGTTCGAGTCAGGGAACGGGTCTGTCGCCTGTCCCTGCTGCGGCTGTCTCACGGTGGGCGAGCGCGGCGCTTTCGAGGTCTGCCCGGTCTGTTTCTGGGAGGACGACGGGCAGGACGATCACGACGCCGACGTCGTCCGAGGCGGGCCCAACGGGGCCTTGTCGCTCACGATGGCTCGGCGGAACTTCGCTCTTCACGGTGCCTGCGAGGAGGCGTTTGTGTACAACGTGCGGCCTCCGGAGCCGGACGAGATCCCCGCGGACGGAAGTGCTCGGCCGCTGCCCGAAGGCGCGAAGGTGCAGCGGGTGAAGCGGATGCGGTCCTGA
- a CDS encoding GNAT family N-acetyltransferase → MIVIEDLATRPDLREPALGLGAVGGEFLQHDMAGLLAKSSHLAARWPEYFLVLLEDDVPVARAAAVPVGFPTAERPELPDHGWDAALIWAAEDLMSARETTTLIALEVMVAPGRRGGGLATKALQALKKRASETGMHKLVVPVRPAGKENEPELSFEDYVARRRQDGLPEDPWLRTHERLGARFVKVAPFAMTVTGTFAQWKAWTGVDLRDGLTTVPGGIAPVLASSAQDVGVYVEPNVWLEHLVDEASTC, encoded by the coding sequence ATGATCGTGATCGAAGACCTGGCCACCCGGCCCGACCTGCGCGAGCCGGCGCTCGGCCTCGGCGCCGTCGGCGGCGAATTCCTCCAGCACGACATGGCTGGTCTGCTGGCGAAGTCGTCCCATCTGGCCGCCCGCTGGCCGGAGTACTTCCTCGTGCTGCTGGAAGACGACGTCCCCGTGGCGAGGGCGGCCGCCGTCCCGGTCGGTTTCCCGACGGCCGAACGTCCGGAACTGCCGGACCACGGCTGGGACGCCGCCCTGATCTGGGCTGCGGAAGACCTGATGAGCGCCCGTGAGACAACCACTCTGATCGCCCTCGAAGTGATGGTCGCGCCAGGCCGCCGTGGCGGCGGTCTGGCCACAAAAGCGTTGCAAGCACTGAAAAAGCGCGCTTCGGAAACAGGAATGCACAAGCTCGTCGTGCCGGTTCGACCGGCCGGGAAGGAGAACGAACCCGAACTGTCCTTTGAGGACTATGTGGCCCGCCGTCGCCAGGACGGCCTGCCCGAGGACCCGTGGCTGCGCACGCACGAACGGCTCGGCGCCCGGTTCGTGAAGGTGGCGCCGTTCGCGATGACGGTCACGGGCACGTTCGCCCAGTGGAAGGCGTGGACCGGTGTCGATCTCCGCGACGGTCTCACGACCGTGCCGGGCGGGATCGCGCCGGTGCTCGCCTCCTCGGCGCAGGACGTCGGCGTCTACGTGGAGCCGAACGTCTGGCTCGAACACCTGGTAGACGAAGCCAGCACCTGCTAG
- a CDS encoding ArsR/SmtB family transcription factor has product MNATGSSGDELLRLLGALSNPHRLRIVAALRAERAYVSQLARELDISRALLQLHLRKLEAAGLVSATLELSEDGKAMKFYEVTPFLVELSPDAIAAAVPTLSTPAPGDEGERP; this is encoded by the coding sequence ATGAACGCCACCGGATCATCCGGCGACGAGCTGCTGCGGCTGCTGGGGGCGCTGTCGAATCCGCACCGGCTGCGGATCGTCGCGGCGCTCCGCGCGGAGCGCGCGTACGTGAGCCAGCTGGCGCGAGAGCTCGACATCAGCCGGGCGCTGTTGCAGCTCCACCTGCGCAAACTGGAGGCGGCCGGGCTCGTGTCGGCCACCCTGGAGCTGTCGGAGGACGGGAAAGCGATGAAGTTCTACGAGGTGACACCGTTCCTGGTCGAGCTGAGCCCGGACGCCATCGCCGCGGCGGTGCCGACGCTGAGCACACCGGCACCGGGTGACGAGGGGGAACGACCGTGA
- a CDS encoding MMPL family transporter: protein MLPEKIAAWSVRHRALTLVGWVALVLIALLSGMLLDGESRRSTDPGESGRAQTALNAQNTFDPLRENVLVEAKDPGSPPFAANEELRRATEDLVTTLTGSGSVTGVRSPLAADGAERISADGASGLVGFSIAGGEKDIRPNFETAAAQVDVVAARHPSVRLGLSGDLSLSTVVDKGIREDVKRSEFLSLPMTLVILLIVFGALVAASVPLLLAGTSVAATFGFLSVVDDFTPINSATTVITLLIGMAVGVDYSLFFLRRQREERARGHSVDDAIRISARTSGHVVVVSGVTVVLCVSGLVFTGLDNFTGLAISTAFVVGLAVLGAVTVLPALLSLLGDKVDRGRIPWLGKRRTTAENSRFWSATARLVTRRPALWGGLATALLLLLTLPALGMRLQDPTPAESLPRSMATIDAAVRTQEAFPGVVYPATVVLTAENGGPVDSPALRSAITDLERRIGETQGVLNKPLAVATVDEAVVVRVPLSGAGRDPQADAALAKLRTEVLPETVGKVDGVEYAVSGRTANARDFADRVIERMPLVFAFVLLAAFVLLLLAFRSVAVALVSILLNLLSIGAAYGVLTWIFQDGHLASLLGFTPYGGVVGWLPMFMFVLLLGLSMDYHIFILSRIREHRAGGAVAAIVRGTGTSAGVVSGAAVIMVGVFSVFITLSAIEYKMMGVGMAFAVLIDATLVRGVLLPAFLAMLGERAWRPGRKSVAPERVPELSSPHA, encoded by the coding sequence ATGCTGCCCGAAAAGATCGCCGCCTGGTCCGTGCGGCATCGCGCGCTCACCCTCGTCGGCTGGGTCGCCCTCGTCCTCATCGCCCTGTTGTCGGGCATGCTGCTGGACGGCGAAAGCCGCCGGAGCACCGATCCCGGCGAATCCGGCCGCGCACAGACCGCCTTGAACGCTCAGAACACCTTCGACCCTTTACGCGAGAACGTCCTCGTCGAGGCGAAGGATCCCGGTTCTCCCCCGTTCGCCGCGAACGAAGAACTCCGGCGGGCGACCGAAGACCTGGTCACCACGCTCACCGGATCCGGCTCCGTCACCGGCGTCCGCTCGCCACTGGCCGCCGACGGCGCCGAGCGGATCTCGGCCGACGGCGCGTCCGGCCTCGTCGGTTTCTCGATCGCGGGCGGTGAGAAGGACATCCGTCCGAACTTCGAGACCGCGGCCGCGCAGGTGGACGTGGTCGCCGCCCGGCATCCGTCGGTCCGGCTGGGCCTGTCCGGAGACCTCAGCTTGTCGACCGTGGTCGACAAGGGCATCCGGGAGGACGTCAAACGTTCGGAATTCCTTTCCCTGCCGATGACGCTGGTGATCCTGCTGATCGTCTTCGGGGCGCTGGTCGCGGCGTCGGTCCCGTTGCTGCTGGCGGGCACGAGTGTCGCGGCGACGTTCGGCTTCCTCTCCGTCGTCGACGACTTCACCCCGATCAACAGCGCGACGACCGTGATCACCCTGCTCATCGGGATGGCGGTGGGCGTCGACTATTCGTTGTTCTTCCTGAGGCGGCAACGAGAAGAACGTGCGCGCGGCCACTCCGTCGATGACGCGATCCGGATCTCGGCGAGGACGTCCGGGCATGTCGTGGTCGTCTCCGGCGTCACGGTCGTCCTGTGCGTGAGCGGGCTGGTGTTCACCGGCCTCGACAACTTCACCGGCCTCGCCATCAGCACGGCGTTCGTGGTCGGCCTGGCCGTACTCGGCGCCGTCACGGTGCTGCCCGCGCTGCTCTCGCTGCTGGGAGACAAGGTCGATCGCGGCCGGATCCCTTGGCTGGGCAAGCGGCGCACCACCGCGGAGAACTCACGGTTCTGGTCCGCGACCGCCCGCCTTGTCACCCGGCGGCCCGCGCTGTGGGGCGGGCTCGCGACAGCGCTGCTGCTCCTGCTCACCCTGCCCGCGCTCGGTATGCGCCTGCAGGATCCGACGCCGGCGGAGAGCCTGCCGCGCTCGATGGCGACGATCGACGCCGCCGTCCGCACCCAGGAAGCGTTCCCCGGCGTGGTCTACCCCGCGACGGTGGTGCTGACCGCCGAGAACGGTGGCCCGGTCGACAGTCCGGCGCTGCGGTCGGCGATCACGGATCTCGAACGGCGGATCGGTGAAACCCAGGGCGTGCTGAACAAACCCCTCGCCGTCGCGACCGTCGACGAGGCGGTGGTCGTCCGGGTTCCGTTGTCCGGCGCCGGCCGCGACCCCCAGGCCGACGCGGCGCTGGCGAAACTGCGCACCGAGGTGCTACCCGAAACCGTGGGCAAGGTGGACGGTGTCGAGTACGCGGTCTCGGGCCGCACGGCGAACGCCCGCGACTTCGCGGACCGGGTCATCGAGCGGATGCCGCTGGTCTTCGCCTTCGTCCTGCTCGCGGCGTTCGTCTTGCTGCTGCTGGCTTTCCGGTCCGTCGCGGTGGCACTCGTGTCGATCCTGCTCAACCTGTTGTCGATCGGCGCGGCCTACGGCGTGCTCACCTGGATCTTCCAGGACGGCCATCTCGCGTCCCTGCTGGGATTCACCCCGTACGGCGGGGTGGTCGGCTGGCTGCCGATGTTCATGTTCGTCCTGCTGCTCGGGCTGAGCATGGACTACCACATCTTCATCCTCAGCCGGATCCGTGAACACCGGGCGGGCGGCGCCGTCGCCGCGATCGTCCGCGGCACCGGCACCAGCGCGGGGGTGGTCAGCGGAGCGGCGGTGATCATGGTCGGCGTGTTCAGCGTCTTCATCACGCTGAGCGCGATCGAATACAAGATGATGGGTGTCGGGATGGCTTTCGCCGTGCTGATCGACGCCACGCTGGTCCGCGGGGTGCTGCTGCCCGCGTTCCTGGCGATGCTGGGAGAGCGGGCCTGGCGCCCCGGCCGTAAATCCGTGGCTCCCGAACGTGTCCCGGAACTATCGTCGCCGCATGCCTGA
- a CDS encoding class I SAM-dependent methyltransferase: MPDALFAHARLAPIYDAFDGARDDLDHYLAIIGELGAKRVLDVGCGTGCLAVLLAGRGIEVVGVDPAEASLEIAKAKDPEGKITWIHGDAKAAGAAGADLAVMTGNVAQVFLTEDEWSRTLEGVRTALAPGGHLVFEIRRPGRRVWEDWAADTAHEIIDVPGVGEVEQWREVTEVDLPFVSFRYSYRFPDGEVVTSDSKLWFREREDLESLLAEHGFRVLDVRDAPDRPGREYVFIAQRV, translated from the coding sequence ATGCCTGACGCGCTCTTCGCCCACGCCCGGCTCGCACCGATCTACGACGCCTTCGACGGCGCTCGCGACGATCTGGACCACTACCTCGCCATCATCGGCGAACTCGGGGCGAAGAGAGTGCTCGACGTCGGCTGCGGCACCGGCTGCCTGGCCGTTCTCCTCGCCGGACGCGGGATCGAGGTCGTGGGGGTCGATCCGGCCGAGGCGTCACTGGAGATCGCGAAGGCCAAGGACCCGGAAGGGAAGATCACCTGGATCCACGGTGACGCGAAGGCCGCGGGTGCAGCGGGCGCCGATCTCGCGGTGATGACCGGGAACGTGGCCCAGGTCTTCCTGACCGAAGACGAATGGAGCCGGACTCTCGAAGGCGTCCGCACCGCGCTCGCGCCGGGCGGTCACCTGGTGTTCGAGATCCGGCGCCCCGGTCGCCGGGTGTGGGAGGACTGGGCCGCCGACACCGCGCACGAGATCATCGACGTCCCGGGCGTCGGCGAGGTCGAGCAATGGCGCGAGGTCACCGAGGTGGACCTCCCGTTCGTCTCGTTCCGGTACAGCTACCGGTTCCCCGACGGCGAGGTCGTCACTTCGGACTCGAAACTGTGGTTCCGCGAACGCGAAGACCTGGAATCCCTGCTGGCGGAGCACGGTTTTCGCGTCCTGGACGTGCGGGACGCCCCCGACCGTCCAGGACGCGAGTACGTGTTCATCGCCCAGCGCGTCTAG
- a CDS encoding UTP--glucose-1-phosphate uridylyltransferase gives MRSAGAHAMELAALRRRLEQLSEPGAGELPGNELEPLDDISKLVDLPEPDVEEARRVLDRTAVLKLNGGLGTSMGLTGPKSLLEIKPGKTFLDVIAMQVLSTREKYNARLPLILMNSAGTREPSLELLKRYPDLADEVIPADFLQGREPKITADGRPAEWPANPELEWCPPGHGDIYIALAVSGMLDLLLAQGIRWCFVSNADNLGALPDARIAAWLANENIPFAMETVLGTAADRKGGHLAWRAGRIVLRESAQVPDGDDSFGDVGKWRFFNTNNIWFDLERLKSLQDADPAAPLLPLIVNRKTVDPADAASTPVIQLETAMGAAIGSVEGARAIEIPRSRFAPVKTTDDLLVVRSDAYVLDDGGEMIPEFTTTPPVVSLSKEFYKLLPDFDTRIPSAPSLKECTSLEVDGDVTFGKNVVIRGDVKISGPKAVPDGEIL, from the coding sequence ATGCGTTCCGCGGGGGCCCATGCCATGGAACTGGCGGCCCTGCGAAGGCGTCTCGAGCAGCTGTCCGAACCCGGCGCGGGTGAATTGCCGGGAAACGAACTCGAACCTCTCGATGACATCAGCAAGCTCGTGGACCTGCCCGAGCCGGACGTCGAAGAAGCACGCCGCGTCCTGGACCGCACGGCCGTGCTCAAGCTCAACGGCGGCCTCGGCACGAGCATGGGGCTCACCGGGCCGAAATCGCTGCTGGAAATCAAACCGGGCAAGACGTTCCTCGACGTCATCGCGATGCAGGTGCTCTCGACCCGCGAGAAGTACAACGCGCGCCTTCCGCTGATCCTGATGAATTCGGCGGGCACTCGCGAGCCTTCGCTGGAGTTGCTGAAGCGGTATCCCGACCTCGCCGACGAGGTCATCCCCGCCGACTTCCTGCAGGGCCGCGAACCGAAGATCACGGCCGACGGGCGGCCCGCCGAATGGCCCGCGAACCCGGAACTCGAGTGGTGCCCGCCGGGGCACGGCGACATCTACATCGCGCTCGCCGTGAGCGGGATGCTCGATCTGCTGCTGGCGCAAGGCATCCGCTGGTGTTTCGTGTCCAACGCCGACAATCTCGGCGCGCTCCCGGACGCCCGGATCGCCGCGTGGCTCGCGAACGAAAACATCCCGTTCGCGATGGAGACCGTGCTCGGCACCGCGGCCGACCGCAAGGGCGGGCATCTCGCGTGGCGCGCCGGCCGGATCGTCCTGCGTGAATCCGCGCAGGTGCCCGACGGCGACGACTCGTTCGGCGACGTCGGCAAGTGGCGCTTCTTCAACACCAACAACATCTGGTTCGACCTCGAACGCCTGAAATCCCTGCAGGACGCCGACCCGGCCGCTCCGTTGCTGCCGCTGATCGTGAACCGGAAGACCGTCGATCCGGCCGACGCGGCCAGCACACCGGTGATCCAGCTCGAAACGGCGATGGGCGCGGCGATCGGCTCGGTCGAGGGCGCGCGGGCCATCGAGATCCCGCGGAGCAGGTTCGCGCCGGTCAAGACCACGGACGACCTGCTCGTGGTCCGCTCCGACGCGTACGTGCTCGACGACGGCGGGGAGATGATCCCCGAGTTCACCACCACCCCGCCGGTCGTCTCGCTGAGCAAGGAGTTCTACAAGCTCCTGCCCGACTTCGACACGCGGATCCCTTCCGCGCCCTCGCTCAAGGAGTGCACGAGCCTCGAAGTGGACGGTGACGTCACCTTCGGGAAGAACGTCGTCATCCGGGGAGACGTGAAGATCTCCGGGCCGAAAGCCGTTCCTGACGGCGAAATCCTCTAG